The following coding sequences lie in one Arachis stenosperma cultivar V10309 chromosome 5, arast.V10309.gnm1.PFL2, whole genome shotgun sequence genomic window:
- the LOC130980893 gene encoding uncharacterized protein LOC130980893 encodes MRNLKRQVGQLAKQAEQPTNIFSSDTIPSPREECKVVQLRRGKTVGEDTKNITREATKLREEDKRDHKNDKETQTSKKGKEIMKPQSEKKNGGVKPYVPKLPYPQSLHKEMSDQQFPKFLEIFRKFEINIPLAEALEQMPFINLMPLSMMRRLSIEEVKPTRMSLQLVDRSLVIPNGVVENLLVKVGKFIFPANFVILNLDEEESDSIILGRPFLTTARAIIDVEKREITLRAHDEQIILNVFKEMQHPAKKKGCMRIEEEDLNWKEKPQESLINSPLVQKTGIEEK; translated from the exons ATGAGGAATCTTAAAAGACAAGTGGGGCAATTGGCCAAACAAGCTGAACAGCCAACTAATATTTTTTCAAGTGATACAATCCCCAGCCCAAGGGAGGAATGTAAAGTTGTGCAGTTGAGAAGGGGCAAGACAGTTGGAGAAGACACAAAGAACATCACTAGAGAAGCAACAAAGCTAAGAGAAGAGGATAAAAGGGACCACAAAAATGATAAAGAGACACAAACCTCTAAGAAAGGCAAGGAAATTATGAAGCCACAATCCGAGAAAAAGAATGGAGGAGTGAAGCCCTATGTACCCAAACTCCCTTACCCACAGAGCCTACACAAAGAAATGAGTGACCAACAATTCCCTAAATTTCTAGAAATTTTTAGGAAATTTGAAATCAACATTCCATTGGCTGAAGCTTTGGAGCAGATGCCATT TATCAATTTGATGCCTCTATCTATGATGAGAAGGTTGTCTATAGAAGAAGTGAAGCCTACAAGGATGTCCTTGCAATTGGTTGATAGATCACTGGTAATTCCCAATGGAGTGGTTGAGAATCTCTTAGTCAAGGTGGGGAAGTTCATATTTCCAGCGAATTTTGTGATCCTGAATCTAGATGAAGAGGAAAGTGATTCTATCATATTAGGAAGGCCTTTCCTAACCACAgcaagagccattattgatgtGGAGAAAAGAGAAATCACCTTGAGGGCACATGATGAGCAGATCATTTTAAATGTCTTTAAGGAAATGCAGCATCCTGCTAAAAAGAAAGGTTGCATGAGAATTGAGGAGGAAGATCTAAACTGGAAGGAAAAGCCCCAGGAATCACTCATCAACTCACCCTTGGTGCAGAAGACAGGcattgaagaaaaataa